acactgcaaTCAAATACATACTTGctaaaaggggggtcagacggcatgtattgcttgtgttttgtgccatgtattgggacatttttccatatgtaaacatatacataccgtgtgatccacatgaaactttgtgtatgtaaaatacatgtgtattactcgtgacatttttggcaattagagcatgttctattttcgtgtgtataacagtgttgtattttcaaatacaacactgtgtgagtgcaaaataaaaaaaacaaaacaaaagcgagtaaagaaaaatcataataaaataagtttcattgcattaaatatatttattgtgatttaaaaatgttttaaataaatatattgttaaaaacaataaacatataaacttatagaggttatgtcacatgcaattacatatgtacgtttgaacgtggaaattatgaatcgtatgtataatgtGAAttatgacatacacatggaattccatatgtatcgaatacatgtcccaatacacaagcaatacatgccgtctgacccccctataagTCTTTAAAGAACagctgcacagtgggggatttgagaaaaaaaaagtggaaataaatctgtaacttctaaacgaatagaccGATTCTAATAAAACTAGCAAtgactatagaggaggtgttgataagtttaagttttcaatatgggcttataacaccaaggggtcaccgagccacaatgccccaatgTGGGGAACctggggtatatcaaaaatttaaaatgatgccaaatgtttgtttgcgatccgatttaaatatatatatggaatctactagacgatatctacaaaaacattgctttagccatatattatctcttatagtttgcGAGCTATTCgatattattataaaacttttatatgggaatgaaataaaattaattaattccacactttctttttatgatttgaggaaaaaaacttaaatagaaaTGTCAATAAGTACATCAGAgttcattttttaaatagttaacaATACATCACGCTTTTCAGAGttgattttcaaattgtttatagaCTGTCAAAAATGCATTATAAATAAACTCTCTTAGCAGATCGTTGTGTGCGATGTATACACAGTGGCTAATTTTTCGTTATAGATACGGCCgcaaatgttcagaatattaagatccatcgaaaaCCTCGTGTTCTAAACACGTTGATAGATTTATCAACTTGTAACGCAGATATTAAGAAGTCATTAACAAACAATATACATGAATATCATTAGAGGAAATAATGAATGAGAAAGGAAGATATGTAGGAAATGTCATGGTATTTTAGGTCCCAATGATAATCGCCACTGTCTTAAATAGAACAAATCATTCTACTCACTCACTAGCCTTTttgataattctatttaaattttggaagccGAATTCATTTAGATGCTCTCCAACGAGTTTTTGAGACATACagtgttggaaaaaatattagGAACGAATgcttttttcaaactttttatgTATGTTAGTCAaattcagttttgtttaaaaaaatgtatatgcaGTTTTGTTTATCAGACATACagcataattaaaaacataatcattcctattttcatttatattttaatacattataTGACTAACAATGTATGGAGTcaatatttttactggaaaaaataatagaaacgcgTAAGAGGATTCAACTTTTCGAGGCacatctttatattttttgttaaaaactatcTTATCTTAATATTTAGTTGCTCTAAACGTCTATGCAAACGTCCATGTCAATGTCAAATCACTCTTCCTGGATTTGCTCCCATAATTCGTGCTTATTTTTCGCACTGAAACCCTCTAGCTTCCTCTTGAGCACTCCCCAAAGGTATTCCATTGGGTTAATGTCCGGTGACTGCGAAGGCCATTCCATAAGAGGTACTTTGTTGACAGCAAACCAGTATTTTGCCAATTTTGAGGAGTGCTTCTGACTATTGTCCTGCTGAAACTCCCATCTGAAGGGCATTCCTTCCTCCGAAAATGGAAGCATTAAgctttgcaatatatttacgtaGTCCTGGATGCATATTTCGTTCTTTATCCAATATACTGGACCGACACCAGAAGAGGAGAAACACCCCCATATCATGATGAAGACGGTGGATCCACGGCTTTACGGTCTTCTTGGTGTATTTTGGATCATATGCCTTATTGTCTGGGCGCCTAACATAATATTTCCCATCggatccaaacaaatttatcttCGTTTCGTATGACCACAGCCCAAGAAGAACGTAAACACCCCATATCATGATGGCGGTGGATCTATCATGATATGAGGGTGTTTCTCCTCTTCTGGTGTCGGTCCATTGTTAGTCATATAATGTATTAATATATAGATGAAAATAGGAATGattatgttttttcttatgCTGTATGTCTGATAAACAAAActgcatataattttttttaaacacaaaactAAATTTGACTAACATACTTTCAAAGTTTGAAAAAAGCATTCGttcctattattttttccaacactgtatgtaattcaaatgataaaaaagtgatttttgaagCTTCATGTAGAATGGAAACATTCAGATCCTATAAACATTGGGACACATAAATTCAGAAAGTATTATGGTACTAACAAGTTTAAAGTTGAGACGGTATGAAATTTAATTGATAAATTGAttaagattgtctaagaaactctaCGGAAATCAAAAACAACGATTtggtttgaaaatttgaaaacttaatTAAACACATAGTAATgtattgcaataataaaatgCATTGcatcaaactattttcatgtaactagtgcaaaatacaataaaatagaaatttaatcccataataaccaattttaatttataagcccaatattttatttattttttaaaataaaactttgaagtCAAGTGtaaagtgcatattttttatattttaacccccgttaacacgaagtctggttatgccttaactaatagtcgGTTAaaactgtcggttaaaattatgtttgtatgaaaactgtcagtataactattagttaaaacataaccagacttcgtgttactgggggtaagagggtatttttcgtttttaactGCATATTTTATGGGCATAAAGCATTTTTAATTGATCATATTTTTGGGTGCTCTGCTTTgagataatttatttttgctaaaaCTCGATCGCGATTGCGGTAATTCGGAACCCCGATATTTTTGTCGTCGTTATATGGGAAGGAATCATTGTGCTTCGACGCGATTTGCGCGTGAACTCTTTTAACAACTGCGAAAATATACTATCATGTTTCTTTACAGTTTTCAATATCATATTTGGATATGGTAGTGccattttgatatttgcaaaatgttaaaaagtgtATATGTACCTATTATCTATAATATATTTTCAACTTTTCTTTTAACGAATACCAGTACATCGTCTCAAATGCAAAAAGTGATTACCCAGTAAAttcgtcaaaaaatatttttttcagattaaaatcagaaaatgtaaaaaatgtatgtatgtaaattcatcaattaaaattacataccCGTACGTGTCCTCCTGCAAATGCATTTCATAACATTTCCGTACGTACTGAATGTCTTCGGCATCGATGCCACGAGTGAGAAATTCGTAAAGGACCATCATTTCATCGGTGGCCTCGCGAGGTTTAAACATTTCTCGTGGCTCGAAGGTAGCCATTGCTTTGGCGTAATTGTTGTAAGCTGCTGCAGATGATATCTCCGCAGAATGTGTTCGTTTCCCAGACGCACGGTGTGACATGGAttcttctttcttttttgtACGGGCGGAATCTTTACGCGGCCTTCCAGGTCCTGGCTTAGTCGAAGTTACAGTACTCGACTGTTGGGAAATATGAGGTGGAACAATGTCATCAGAAATTGATGCACGTGGTGTAGGTGGAGTAGCGTATCCGCCATGATCGTGAAccaaatattgttgttttttccgCGCAGTTTCCCCGTGTTGTGCTGGTGGTGAAAATGATGAGTTCTTTGGTTTCGATGTATCTGCCTCTGGAGGCAAAGAGTAACAATGCTCCAGTGCCACTTGGCTGGCTTGACTAGCTTGACTGGATCCTCCATCTGATGAGGTAGGTGACATCTTAATGTCATCATTTTCTTCCTCTGTTTGAGAGGAATCTAAAGGCGTCGGTTTCAATGCCATAAGGTGTTCGTTAGTGGATTTTGACTCAATTGTACTTGCTTTTAGAATGGACTCACTTTCGTTTTTGATACTGAGGGCACCTGTAGGCTGAATTTTAACTTCATTAGAGGCAAAACCGTTTGAACTAACTTGCGTAGATAGGTTATGTGGTGTGTCTGCTGTGATATGTGCCGGTACACTTGAATATGACGGTTCGCTTGTGGCGTCAATTTTCTCCACTGGCGCCAAATGCTTTTGAACTTTCTGAACATTTTGAATTGTTGATTTTGAGTCCTTTCTAGGTCTACCGATTTCAGTCTTGGAGTTTGTTGCAgtcttttcttttttaacttttccacTAGTCTTTTCTCGTTGTTTTTCCGCATCAGCAATATTTGAACTGTTGAGCAATCCTAGTTCACCCATTAATCGAGCACCTGGAGTAGGGGGTACCTTCGTAATATCGGGTGTTACAGGCATTTCAATGCTAATAGATTTACGTGAAAAAGCTAAAGAAGGTCGGTTAGCTGCTGCTGTCGTTAAGGGTTTATCTTCAGTTGTCGTCGATGATGTCTTTTCCGCTCCACTTGCGTCTTGCTCTTCACGCAATTTACGTTCTTGCTCTTCGAGAAACTCTCGCTCAATTTGAGCCATATATTCAGTGTTACGCCTTCGTTTCTCTTGATACTCCCGTTCTTCATCGGAATCACTATATATTCTATCATATTCAAATACACTTTTCCTTTGGCTTTGATCGGGTTTAATTTCGAGTTGTTTGCCATCGTGTTCATTACCGGCCTTCTGTTCTTTCAATTGAGATTCACTATTATCGTCGGATTTGACTTTAGACGCTTCTTCAAGGGGAGCTTTCGTGCCATCCGTCTTGTAGTCTTGTGAATCTTCACCTAAACTAAGCGAACTGTCTTTGCTAATGTCTTCCAGGTCGGATGCGTTTGTAGGTAACATTGCTACCCTTGAAGCTTCCTTCTTATGACTTGTTTTTTTAGCTAGTTTGGAATCCTTATCCACCATTTTTGCGTCCTCGTCTGAGTCGGAGTATATACTCTTTTTCGCCACCATATCACTATTTGTTGCGGATGATTGTTTTGCTGCGACAAGAATAGTTGATCTTTTGGGTaaatcatcatcgtcatcggTATCCGAGTAGAGATCTCGCGTAACTGTCTGCCGtgttttttgaagatttttttcttttcgagaTTTGTTCTTTATGTCATCATCTGTTATTGAACTTAATTCATCATCGCTTGCACTGTCATCTTCATCCCCTGAACTTCCGTCTGCATCTCTTTCCGCATCgtcttcatcatcatcgtcattctCTCCCTCACTAGACGATGAAgatgaaaaaaaacttgaagagCTACCTTTTCGTTTTATTCGCGCGACTGGAGTGCTGGATGAGGGCTTTGTTTTGAACGATTGATTGGTGGAGTCTTTCGTATCCTTGGCGCTAGTAGCAGCGTTTGTCAATGCGATCGAGCTTAAATTTGAATCATCTTTTTCGGAATCTGAGCCGTGTACCATTTCTTCCTGATCGCTCAGATGCTTTTCAACGTCTGCCTTTTGTGATTTTGGACTGGGCTGTTTACGAATACGACGAAAGGACGGCAATTTAGGAATCGAAGCACGTAATCCTAGGGCTGGGTATGCCGAATTAAAGTCGGATAAATCTCGATGACTGTTAATTAACTGGTTAATATCAGGTGGTTTATCTATGCGATTTGTAGTTGGCGCAGTTGTACTATTCAGCGCGACCGGAACAATACCGGTGGATTTTTCGGATGCAACTTTTTCATTTTCGCTCTTATGTCGACGACTTTTTTGTATCTGTTCATCCCACCAcccttcaaaatttttaaaggcCGTGTTTTCAatcatttttttgttgaaatcacGCTTCAATATCTGTTTAAGTTCGTCACTTACCCTCTTCACTACCTCTTCGATGTGTCTTTTGTACGGATCTTCATCGTAAACATTGGAAAGATGGCCCATGTATGTGGAATAACCATCGCTGCGATAAAATTTATACGGATCGCCGTAAGGATCGCCATACGTGGTAGCAGCATTCGTCCCAAATGTTGGCAAGCTACCGCTAATACCCGGCAAATACGACGATTGTATGTAGGCGGGATGTAGGTACTGTGCTGAAGCATTATCTGCAGCCGGATAGGAAGGATATCCTCCTCCAGGATAATAGTAAGGATTTGAGGATGGATGGGCAGGATACACATAAGCAGCAGTCAAATTTGCATTTATTTCAGAAGATAAAGCCATCGATGAGCCGGACGAAGGAAGTGAtggtttttgtttagttttatccGTTTCTGTTCCCTGTTTTTTCACGCCTTCATTGGATGATAAACTAGAAAGCGACATACGATcgtcgtctttttgttttaaatgaccTGGATATATTGGGCTGTAAGAATCCTTTTTAAGCAATATCTCATCGTCACTAGATGAAATATCGCTTGCCCCATGCTCGACAGTTTGCATTCTATTAGACTTTGATGATGTTATTTGACGTTTATTCTTCTTATTTAAGCGTTTCGTAGATGACCGTTCATTCGAATCTGAATTCACTTCGCCCTCTTCTTCCTCTCCTTGGCCACCTTTTTCTGCATCCGAATCACTACTATCCATCTGTAGAAAAGGTGGGGCATTGCCAAACGATTTTCCCTTGAACATGAGTGCAATCCGTGTGTCCAAATCAACATTACCCAAATCACTATCAGCTATAATGTCTGTCCTATCCGCCGTTGAAATTGAGTTTTTATCCGTCGATGACTTTATACTTACGGATGGTTTTTCTTTTCGATCCTTTTTCAAAGTGCTAGATGTCATTTCATCCTGACTGGAATATCCACCTGGGGGCGGCGGCTCGGGTTCATCCCAGTCCGGTGTTCCATCCGGAGGAGGAGGTGGCAGAGGAGGCTGGCTTTGTGGTTGCTGTGGTGGTTGATGGACGGGCCATGATCTATTACCCCCGTGCCAGATGTGAGGATTAGGATTTTCACTTGGATATCCGTAGGCATGGTATGGATATGAACCTGGAATGGATGAGCCCACCACATGAACAGAGGGTTGCGAAACACCAGGCTGAATAGGGTAGTATACACCACTGCTAGGTGAAGGATAAGGTTTCGGAGCTGTGCTACTCGAAGCTGTATCCACATAATCCCGCGAATAGCGTGACGTCGAATTATACTTATCACCTCCACGTGTCTTAGCGGAACGTTCGCGGTCACGATCTCGTTCCCTATCATTCGACCGTTCTCGCTCTCTTTCACGATAATCACGTTCACGATCACGTCTATCACGATCCCGTTCGCGCGATCTGTCATAATCACGCACTCTATCACGTTCTCGATCGCGTCTTGTAATGCTTATGCTTCCGCGTTCATCACTACGTTCTCTGGAACGGTCACGTTTATGGTAATGATGGTGGTGTTTTGAACGATCTTTATCATGGCGCTGACCAATGGATACACCCCCATATCTTTCACGACTTTCATCTCGATCTTTACGCTTATCACGATATGATGACCTATCGTCCTCGACATATCTGTCTGCACGACTATGCGTAAATCTTTCATATTCACGATCTGACCGATAAGAATGTTGGTAGGTTGATATTGTTGAATCAAAACCATCCTGTGACACGTGGGATAGGTATTCATGTTGATATTCCGAATGGGAAACTGTGGACGTTGTTGTTACTGCCGCGACATGTACATCTACCTCTGTATTTGGTAATGGCGGTGCCCCTGATATCGTCCCTGTTGAGGAACTTGCGGCAGTTGGAAGCTTAGGTTTCGTTGACGTTAAATTTTCTACAGTTTGCTTGCAGACACTTCCGAAGGGATCATGAAAAACGCTTAAAATCTGTATACAAATATCAAAGTCAATAAATCTTAGCTACTATTTTAACAATATACCTTACCTTTCCCATTACCGATTTctgattatatttttcaacacatTGTCGAGCAGCTTTTACGTTTTCAAATACAATTCTTGCAATGCCGAGATGTTTATTTGTGGTGGGATGATGATGAATGACAATATCATCATACACTCCACATTTATCAAGCATTCGCGCCAAAAACTGTTTATCGATGTTGTCATTTAAATTGGTCACTGTTATTTCTATGGCCGGTGGACTTCCAACATAGTTCTGGTCAATTTTTAGCctgtataaaatataatttttgattaaaactcaaaacaatatttttctgcTAAGACTTACCGTGGTACAGACATGACCATGGGTTCCACTGGTCTTGCCCGTAAGCGTACCACTGGATTACGAGGATCTCGAGGCATAACCGACGGATAAGTCGAATCATTCGGCACAACACCATCGAAACGATACAATTTGATAGCACCCTTCGTAATTGCTGGATCCGAAAGCAATTTAAAATTCCGCGGTGCTTTTTGCTGGGTGACACTGCCTCCCAAGTGTTCACCGGAACTAACAGCACCATTGCTGTTCGGATGAGTAGGTGGCATGCGGCTATAGTTGTTATCCATTAGGTCATACATGCATCAATAAGTTTTTCCAAACGCGACACCAATTTCCAATTGCTGTCTTGTGCTGTTTGTTTTTCTTGGCAAAACTATGTGAGATAAATTAATTAGTTTTGTTTACGTTCAAAACAGACAATTTACCTTTCTATTAATTTTCCTTGTAgcaatttatacaatattttgattGTTAGAAAAATGGCAAGAAAACACACATTATATGCTAGTGGATCCACCACATTTTAGATCACTTGGCACTTGTCGTGCTCCCCAAAAAAAGCAGCAATATTTTAATACGGCCAAGACAAGGCAGCAAGTATAGCGCGTACCTCACAATTGATAAGGTGGCTGCGAAATCAGACGTTAACAGCTCTGCAGACAGAGTGTGCTTTGCTCGTTTTCAATCAGTGAAGGCAAtaagaaaatttctatttttctcAATCTACTCTGATTTTTGCCGAAAAATTTCATACTACCAACGATCAGCGGCGatttatgaaaacttttttacaacttttgcGTAATTTGCTTAAAgtttaactatatttttagcgaaaaatgtttaacaaaaatgaaatcaatGTTCACCGCCGCTGCAAGAAAAAATGTTAGGCAAAACGTATAAAAGCTGCGCTGCCCACAATCTTGTATTAAAAACAAGGGGCGAGAGTGAGATAGACAATCGCAAATGCTATGTCAACGTGAATATTTTCAACAATGGCAACTCGAACCTGAAATCCACGGTTGCTTATCTTTTTCCCAATTCATAGTTGCATTTTATTAACAATGtgataaaaatgcaaaataaaattaaaaaattatatatcgcTCATTTTCTGCAACGTCGTTAtaactcaaaataatttatttttcaggagacgcatttttagtttttaaatggtGCTATGCAAGTAATAGACAATATGAAAATAGGTCAAAATGCTGAGTGTAATTTTAGAAGCTAGTTAGTTCACAAGACTTTGTCTGatatgaaaacaatttatttactatgttcccttttacaatgcagaaattgaaggGTGCAATGGTGCTATTAActcgaaattagttttttttttttttttaattttgatgtttttgcAGTAAATAAGcgatatgtaaattaaaatttcatataaatacagtttattataaacaaacaggggaacatatatttgtattaatatttttttaaatatttgtaagttgtgtatcaaggcgtatttaaatGCACCTTGTTGTGTATAGTGTTGCCAGTTAATAGGATTTATATTCAAATTGGGTATACAATTAGAAATGACTTAAATTTGTAaggaatttttgataaaaaaatcaatGGGAATTTATAGTAGGTGACctcagaagaacagctgattatttttttgtattcagttgtttagacaattgaactgtcaattcacttgtgtttgttgtggcgaaaaatacaacaaaccctaaagcaaaaacaacaacaggcaactttgagagttctataaatttgttttgaaaaaaataatttaaaaaatctgaaaagCGAATCTAATTAGATTCgtcgtatttaacaaggtgacagcagtggcgaattgaaataaatacaggcaaattcacaaattttttttatattgtgtttgACATAAATGCGTACcagggaatatttttttatatgtgtagtttgacattatcgcgtgctatttctataatcagctgagCTCTCGATGGCATCTTGGTATGtagcaaggcgtatttaacaaggtgacagcagtggcacattgaaataaatacaggcgaattcactaatttttttatatggagtttggcaTAAATGCGTACCGGCGAATATTTATTATATGTGTAGTTTGACATTAtcgcgtgctatttctataatcagctgtgctcaaagtaaattaataaagtagactcagtagaacagctgactattttttttactttggtctgaactgtcaatacacttgtggttgttggggcgaaaaatacaacaagcccaaaagcaaaaacaacaacaggcaactttgacagctcagaccttaaaccaaaaacaaaattgcttgtggtttttgtaaatgttgtatttgttgtagtactgtcgctactttattaatttactttggctgTGCTCCCGCTGCCACctggtataaataaaatatgtgaaattttacattttcttattgGCAACACTGAATAGAACTGACATTTATCTTTCAATTACAGCCAACTTCAAGCGAATTGCTCGCTGTCAAAAATTCTTGGTTGCAtcacaattttgtgaaaaagtttCTTTCCTAAACTTAAAATTGGTAAATATtagatattttgtattaaattcatTGTGAGATACTCATAAAATATACCCAATATCTAACATTCTTAATTAATTCATAGAAAATGGccttcaaaaactttttgagcGGCTTTATTGCCATGCCAGTTGTCCGCGCTGACGATGAAGAAGAATTAGTTGACCCACAGACTACTTTAAGGGTAAGATTTCATAATATTTCAATAACTATACGTATACATGTGtattaattgttaataatttcaGGAACAATGTCAAGCTAAGGGAAACATTGAAGCTCTTTACAATAAGTATCAGGCATGTAACGATCGTGTCAACAGCCGCTCAAAGACCACCGAAACTTGTATGGAAGAACTTTTTGACTATGTCACCGAATTGGATCATTGTGTAAGCCACAGTCTTTTCTCTAAGCTGAAGTAAACTTGATGATTTGGCCAACaacagttaaaa
The nucleotide sequence above comes from Calliphora vicina chromosome 1, idCalVici1.1, whole genome shotgun sequence. Encoded proteins:
- the LOC135949197 gene encoding cytochrome b-c1 complex subunit 6, mitochondrial, which translates into the protein MAFKNFLSGFIAMPVVRADDEEELVDPQTTLREQCQAKGNIEALYNKYQACNDRVNSRSKTTETCMEELFDYVTELDHCVSHSLFSKLK
- the Set1 gene encoding histone-lysine N-methyltransferase SETD1 — its product is MYDLMDNNYSRMPPTHPNSNGAVSSGEHLGGSVTQQKAPRNFKLLSDPAITKGAIKLYRFDGVVPNDSTYPSVMPRDPRNPVVRLRARPVEPMVMSVPRLKIDQNYVGSPPAIEITVTNLNDNIDKQFLARMLDKCGVYDDIVIHHHPTTNKHLGIARIVFENVKAARQCVEKYNQKSVMGKILSVFHDPFGSVCKQTVENLTSTKPKLPTAASSSTGTISGAPPLPNTEVDVHVAAVTTTSTVSHSEYQHEYLSHVSQDGFDSTISTYQHSYRSDREYERFTHSRADRYVEDDRSSYRDKRKDRDESRERYGGVSIGQRHDKDRSKHHHHYHKRDRSRERSDERGSISITRRDRERDRVRDYDRSRERDRDRRDRERDYRERERERSNDRERDRDRERSAKTRGGDKYNSTSRYSRDYVDTASSSTAPKPYPSPSSGVYYPIQPGVSQPSVHVVGSSIPGSYPYHAYGYPSENPNPHIWHGGNRSWPVHQPPQQPQSQPPLPPPPPDGTPDWDEPEPPPPGGYSSQDEMTSSTLKKDRKEKPSVSIKSSTDKNSISTADRTDIIADSDLGNVDLDTRIALMFKGKSFGNAPPFLQMDSSDSDAEKGGQGEEEEGEVNSDSNERSSTKRLNKKNKRQITSSKSNRMQTVEHGASDISSSDDEILLKKDSYSPIYPGHLKQKDDDRMSLSSLSSNEGVKKQGTETDKTKQKPSLPSSGSSMALSSEINANLTAAYVYPAHPSSNPYYYPGGGYPSYPAADNASAQYLHPAYIQSSYLPGISGSLPTFGTNAATTYGDPYGDPYKFYRSDGYSTYMGHLSNVYDEDPYKRHIEEVVKRVSDELKQILKRDFNKKMIENTAFKNFEGWWDEQIQKSRRHKSENEKVASEKSTGIVPVALNSTTAPTTNRIDKPPDINQLINSHRDLSDFNSAYPALGLRASIPKLPSFRRIRKQPSPKSQKADVEKHLSDQEEMVHGSDSEKDDSNLSSIALTNAATSAKDTKDSTNQSFKTKPSSSTPVARIKRKGSSSSFFSSSSSSEGENDDDDEDDAERDADGSSGDEDDSASDDELSSITDDDIKNKSRKEKNLQKTRQTVTRDLYSDTDDDDDLPKRSTILVAAKQSSATNSDMVAKKSIYSDSDEDAKMVDKDSKLAKKTSHKKEASRVAMLPTNASDLEDISKDSSLSLGEDSQDYKTDGTKAPLEEASKVKSDDNSESQLKEQKAGNEHDGKQLEIKPDQSQRKSVFEYDRIYSDSDEEREYQEKRRRNTEYMAQIEREFLEEQERKLREEQDASGAEKTSSTTTEDKPLTTAAANRPSLAFSRKSISIEMPVTPDITKVPPTPGARLMGELGLLNSSNIADAEKQREKTSGKVKKEKTATNSKTEIGRPRKDSKSTIQNVQKVQKHLAPVEKIDATSEPSYSSVPAHITADTPHNLSTQVSSNGFASNEVKIQPTGALSIKNESESILKASTIESKSTNEHLMALKPTPLDSSQTEEENDDIKMSPTSSDGGSSQASQASQVALEHCYSLPPEADTSKPKNSSFSPPAQHGETARKKQQYLVHDHGGYATPPTPRASISDDIVPPHISQQSSTVTSTKPGPGRPRKDSARTKKKEESMSHRASGKRTHSAEISSAAAYNNYAKAMATFEPREMFKPREATDEMMVLYEFLTRGIDAEDIQYVRKCYEMHLQEDTYGFWLNNTHWVDHCVTDRTFVPPPNKKRKKDDELKRHVTGCARTEGFYKLDVREKAKHKYHHAKANVENSQSVDRADDQLTNQHNKLVSKMQGISREARSNQRRLLTAFGSIGESELLKFNQLKFRKKQLKFAKSAIHDWGLFAMEPIAADEMVIEYVGQMIRPIVADLRETKYEAIGIGSSYLFRIDMETIIDATKCGNLARFINHSCNPNCYAKVITIESEKKIVIYSKQPIGVNEEITYDYKFPLEDEKIPCLCGAQGCRGTLN